The proteins below come from a single Cannabis sativa cultivar Pink pepper isolate KNU-18-1 chromosome 3, ASM2916894v1, whole genome shotgun sequence genomic window:
- the LOC115710808 gene encoding cytochrome P450 98A2-like, with the protein MSQLHLLYGIFVITIFLIYKLYQLLRFKLPPGPHPWPIIGNLHITLNNPLTFQGYFELAQAYGPIISVWLGSNLNVVVSNSKLAKEVLKDNDRKLANRHRTWPLAKITKDGSELIWADYGPHYLKLRKICTLELFSSRKLEDLRHIREEEVRSMIKSIYKESNSVNGKSLVVRKFLGSVTFNYLSRLVFGKRFENEEGELDQQGLEFKAIVSNGNENGASIFLHMIENIWWLKWVFFLPNKGFSQHLARRDKLIQDIIEEHKINKANIGNFVDVLLCLKDKYQLSEDTIMGLLWDMITAGMDTIAISVEWAMAQLINNPRVQKKAQEELDRVIGPNRAMNESDLINLSYLHCVAKEALRLHPPTPLMLPHKASETVKIGGYDIPRGTNVHVNIWAIGRDPNLWADPLEFRPERFIRENVDLKGHDFRLLPFGAGRRICPAAQLGTNLVTSMLGQLLHQFNWTRPKGVLGEIDMAETPGLVSFMRTPLQVVPTIRLSTHMYNKAMI; encoded by the coding sequence ATGTCTCAACTTCATCTCCTATATGGAATTTTTGTTATTACCATCTTCTTAATATACAAATTATATCAGCTTTTAAGGTTCAAGCTCCCCCCTGGCCCTCACCCCTGGCCAATCATTGGAAATCTTCACATTACCTTGAATAATCCATTAACTTTCCAAGGGTATTTCGAGTTAGCACAAGCTTACGGTCCAATCATATCTGTTTGGCTAGGTTCGAACCTAAACGTTGTCGTTTCGAACTCAAAACTTGCTAAAGAAGTGCTCAAAGATAATGATCGAAAACTAGCCAATCGACATAGGACTTGGCCACTGGCTAAGATTACCAAAGATGGCTCTGAGTTAATTTGGGCCGATTATGGGCCTCACTACttgaaattgagaaagatatgcaCACTTGAGCTCTTCTCTTCTAGGAAGCTTGAGGACCTTAGACACATTAGAGAGGAGGAAGTCAGGTCCATGATTAAGTCCATTTACAAAGAGTCTAATAGTGTTAATGGGAAAAGTTTGGTTGTAAGAAAGTTTTTAGGATCAGTGACTTTCAATTATTTATCAAGGCTAGTGTTTGGTAAACGATTTGAGAATGAAGAAGGTGAGTTAGACCAGCAAGGATTAGAATTTAAAGCAATTGTGAGCAATGGAAATGAGAATGGAGCTTCAATTTTTCTACACATGATTGAGAATATTTGGTGGCTTAAGTGGGTGTTTTTCCTTCCAAACAAAGGATTCTCTCAACACTTGGCTCGTAGGGACAAACTTATTCAGGATATAATAGAGGAGCACAAGATAAACAAGGCTAACATTGGGAATTTTGTTGATGTGTTACTTTGTCTCAAGGATAAGTATCAACTTAGTGAGGATACCATAATGGGACTACTTTGGGACATGATAACAGCCGGAATGGATACAATTGCAATCTCTGTTGAGTGGGCTATGGCGCAATTGATCAATAATCCAAGAGTACAAAAGAAGGCCCAAGAAGAGCTAGATCGTGTAATTGGGCCTAACCGAGCCATGAATGAATCTGATTTGATAAACCTTTCATACTTACATTGTGTGGCTAAGGAGGCACTAAGGCTGCACCCTCCAACTCCACTCATGCTACCCCACAAGGCTAGTGAGACTGTCAAGATTGGTGGCTATGATATCCCTAGAGGAACCAATGTGCATGTAAATATATGGGCCATTGGGCGTGATCCAAATTTGTGGGCCGACCCACTAGAGTTTCGACCAGAGAGGTTTATAAGGGAGAATGTGGACCTAAAGGGCCATGACTTTCGGTTATTACCATTTGGGGCTGGGAGGCGAATATGCCCTGCGGCTCAACTCGGCACCAACTTGGTTACATCAATGTTGGGCCAGCTTTTGCACCAATTTAACTGGACTAGGCCTAAAGGCGTGCTTGGGGAGATTGACATGGCTGAGACCCCTGGGTTGGTCTCTTTCATGCGTACCCCTTTGCAAGTTGTGCCTACAATTAGGTTGTCAACGCACATGTACAACAAGGCTATGATTTAG